Proteins from a genomic interval of Nitrosomonas sp.:
- a CDS encoding heavy metal translocating P-type ATPase, giving the protein MSCVACAARIEKNLNQLPGVHAAVNFASEKALIEFDGNLTRPEEFLHSIEKAGFTVTSRTVLFRIEGMTCTACGDHIEKELHSLPGVMAALNPVSEIVSITFNPALTTINELIATIRHAGYDAREITDSSRETEKNQRLAAYRRERYIFMVSAALAIPFLLEMAMMTVSDHGHLLPQWLQWAFATTIQFWAGKRFYTGAWHALRSGSANMDVLVALGTSMAYFFSTVVTFWQLDLHVYFEASAMIIVLVLLGKLMEARAKQKTSSAIESLIRLQPKVAHVERNGIVTDVDVNSIQPGDIFVVRAGETLPVDGVVMEGSSSVNESMLTGESLPITKETGAQVFAATSNLQGLLKCRATRIGADTQLAAIIRLVETAQGSKAPIQRLADTIAGIFVPIVVVIALVTLGLTWWWSGQFVMALIHAVAVLVIACPCALGLATPTAIMVGTGRGAQEGILVKNATALELAEKIQVLVVDKTGTLTEGRPVVTDIIPTRLIEKNELLQIAASLEQGSDHPLARAILEQASERNIPYLPIKDFVSLTGQGITATCEGISYLLGSHKFLESNGINIDQTQLSALQAKGKSVVIIAAQTNSIPRVMGYLAIADPLRHTSAKSVERLQNMGIEVIMLTGDNSITAATIAAQAGIRHFRAEVLPQDKAAVVEAIKASGHFTGMVGDGINDAPALASANVSFAIAAGSDVAIDTADITLMRNDLMSVADAISLSRSTLRKIRQNLFFAFFYNTLGIPLAALGMLNPVVAGAAMAMSSVSVVTNSLLLKRWKAEH; this is encoded by the coding sequence ATGAGCTGTGTGGCATGCGCAGCACGCATCGAAAAAAATCTTAATCAACTTCCAGGTGTACACGCAGCGGTTAATTTCGCCAGTGAAAAAGCGCTGATCGAGTTTGACGGCAACTTAACACGCCCTGAAGAGTTTTTGCATTCTATTGAGAAAGCAGGTTTTACTGTCACTAGCCGCACGGTTCTATTCCGAATTGAAGGCATGACCTGTACCGCCTGTGGCGATCATATTGAAAAAGAGTTGCATAGCCTGCCTGGTGTAATGGCAGCGCTTAATCCCGTAAGTGAAATCGTCAGCATCACTTTCAATCCCGCGCTTACCACAATCAACGAACTGATTGCCACGATAAGACATGCCGGTTATGACGCGCGGGAAATTACCGATAGCAGCAGAGAAACAGAAAAAAATCAGCGACTTGCGGCCTATAGACGAGAGCGTTATATTTTTATGGTATCCGCCGCACTGGCCATACCGTTTCTGCTGGAAATGGCCATGATGACAGTTAGTGATCATGGCCATCTACTACCGCAGTGGTTGCAATGGGCATTCGCCACTACAATCCAGTTCTGGGCCGGAAAGAGGTTTTATACCGGTGCGTGGCATGCGTTACGCAGTGGTAGCGCGAATATGGATGTACTGGTTGCATTGGGAACCAGCATGGCTTATTTTTTCAGCACTGTTGTTACTTTCTGGCAACTCGATTTGCACGTCTATTTCGAAGCCAGCGCAATGATCATTGTTCTGGTGTTACTGGGGAAACTGATGGAAGCGCGCGCCAAACAGAAAACCTCATCTGCAATCGAATCACTCATCAGGTTGCAGCCCAAAGTCGCTCATGTAGAACGTAATGGCATCGTCACTGATGTAGACGTCAATTCAATTCAACCAGGTGATATTTTTGTTGTTCGGGCAGGCGAAACTTTACCCGTTGACGGTGTCGTCATGGAAGGCAGCTCCAGCGTAAACGAATCTATGCTGACTGGTGAGAGTCTTCCCATCACCAAAGAAACGGGGGCGCAGGTATTTGCAGCTACCAGCAACTTGCAAGGCCTGCTGAAATGTCGCGCAACCCGTATTGGCGCTGATACTCAACTGGCCGCCATTATCCGATTGGTGGAAACTGCTCAAGGCTCCAAGGCACCAATACAGCGCCTGGCTGATACCATTGCCGGTATCTTTGTTCCGATCGTTGTTGTAATTGCCCTCGTCACGCTGGGGCTGACCTGGTGGTGGTCTGGCCAATTTGTGATGGCACTGATCCATGCCGTTGCTGTATTGGTCATTGCCTGTCCATGTGCACTAGGACTGGCCACACCAACCGCAATCATGGTCGGTACCGGACGGGGTGCACAGGAAGGAATTCTCGTCAAAAATGCAACAGCACTCGAACTTGCAGAGAAAATTCAAGTACTGGTAGTCGACAAAACCGGCACTCTGACTGAAGGTCGCCCAGTAGTGACTGATATTATTCCTACTCGTTTGATCGAAAAGAATGAGTTGCTCCAGATTGCGGCCTCACTGGAACAGGGGTCAGATCACCCTCTTGCAAGAGCGATACTGGAGCAGGCAAGCGAGCGTAATATTCCATACTTGCCAATAAAGGATTTTGTATCCCTGACCGGTCAAGGAATTACTGCTACTTGCGAAGGTATCAGTTACCTGCTCGGCTCACACAAGTTTCTGGAAAGTAACGGTATTAACATTGACCAGACCCAGCTCTCAGCATTGCAGGCGAAAGGAAAATCTGTAGTTATCATTGCCGCACAAACGAACTCTATACCAAGAGTCATGGGCTATCTGGCGATTGCTGATCCGTTGCGCCATACTTCTGCCAAGTCGGTTGAACGACTGCAGAATATGGGTATTGAGGTCATTATGCTAACCGGAGATAACTCGATCACCGCCGCAACCATTGCTGCTCAAGCTGGAATCCGGCATTTTAGGGCAGAGGTACTACCACAGGACAAAGCTGCGGTAGTTGAGGCTATCAAGGCGAGCGGCCATTTTACTGGCATGGTCGGAGACGGGATTAATGACGCCCCGGCGCTTGCAAGCGCAAATGTCAGCTTTGCAATTGCAGCCGGCTCCGATGTTGCAATAGACACGGCTGATATCACACTGATGCGCAATGACCTGATGAGTGTGGCCGATGCAATCTCACTCTCGCGTAGTACGTTGCGTAAAATCCGCCAGAACCTATTCTTTGCTTTTTTCTACAATACACTGGGAATTCCTCTGGCAGCATTGGGCATGCTCAACCCAGTCGTTGCGGGTGCGGCCATGGCCATGAGCTCGGTTTCAGTGGTCACGAATTCACTGCTGCTCAAGCGCTGGAAGGCAGAACACTAA
- a CDS encoding heavy-metal-associated domain-containing protein — MTTTVIPIKGMTCTGCASSVKTVLEKLPGIMGVTVTLEDAQATIKHQATSSSAEDFKRVIEEAGFDVP; from the coding sequence ATCACGACAACCGTGATCCCGATCAAAGGCATGACTTGCACCGGTTGCGCCAGTAGCGTCAAAACAGTTCTCGAAAAACTGCCCGGAATCATGGGGGTTACTGTCACACTCGAAGATGCACAGGCAACCATTAAACATCAAGCGACTTCTTCCAGCGCTGAAGATTTCAAGCGTGTCATAGAAGAAGCGGGATTTGATGTTCCCTGA
- a CDS encoding Bax inhibitor-1 family protein, with product MQSMPRYAASHTILDPSIRNSVLRNTYLMLSLTMIPTVIGAFMGLSTNFSFLAESPIIGSLVMLAAMIGLMFAVSATRNSIWGVILLFTFTFVAGWWLGPILQFALNFNNGSQLIGVAAAGTGVIFLTLASIATITKKDFGFLRNFLLVGLVLIILASLANLFFAIPAVSLAVSAAAVLIFSGFILFDVSRIVNGGETNYVMATLGIYLSIYNLFISLLQLLLAFSGERD from the coding sequence ATGCAATCTATGCCACGTTACGCGGCCAGTCACACTATTTTAGATCCCAGCATACGCAATAGCGTGTTGAGAAATACCTATCTGATGCTCAGTTTAACGATGATCCCCACCGTCATTGGTGCGTTTATGGGTTTGAGCACAAATTTTTCGTTTCTAGCCGAGTCGCCCATTATTGGCTCGCTTGTCATGCTTGCTGCCATGATCGGACTGATGTTTGCGGTTAGCGCTACCCGTAACAGTATCTGGGGCGTTATTCTACTATTCACCTTTACCTTTGTTGCTGGCTGGTGGTTAGGCCCAATTCTGCAATTTGCACTTAATTTCAACAATGGATCGCAGCTTATTGGTGTAGCCGCTGCTGGAACTGGGGTTATCTTTTTGACACTCGCCAGTATCGCAACTATCACAAAAAAAGATTTTGGTTTTTTAAGAAACTTTCTGCTTGTTGGACTGGTACTCATTATCCTGGCATCGCTGGCAAACTTATTTTTTGCAATCCCGGCTGTTTCACTTGCTGTTTCAGCAGCAGCAGTCCTGATTTTCTCAGGATTTATACTGTTTGATGTCAGCCGGATTGTAAATGGCGGTGAAACCAACTACGTCATGGCAACACTCGGGATCTATTTGAGCATATACAACCTGTTCATCAGCCTGTTGCAGCTACTACTTGCCTTCTCTGGTGAGCGGGACTAA
- the coxB gene encoding cytochrome c oxidase subunit II, with translation MSSKLLSFWVALMGLGVYSSSAVSSKYNLPEPQTTIAQQIYDQHIWALWICLVIFVAVFGVMGYSIVKHRKSVGYKAANFHHSTAVEILWTAIPCIILVLMAWPATKTVMAMKDTTEADITVKVTGYQWMWSYDYLQGEGEGIKFYSQLATSQSEIRNETPKGENYLLEVNNRLVVPVGKKIRIILTANDVIHAWWVPALGVKQDAIPGFIRDTWFTADNVGIYRGQCAELCGKEHGFMPIVVEVVEEQQYAQWVANQLKTAAIDTSAAIVSAAAE, from the coding sequence ATGAGCAGTAAACTGTTATCGTTCTGGGTAGCATTAATGGGTCTTGGTGTCTATTCGAGTTCAGCGGTGTCAAGTAAGTATAATCTTCCGGAGCCACAGACCACCATCGCTCAGCAGATATACGATCAGCATATCTGGGCATTATGGATCTGTCTGGTTATTTTTGTAGCTGTATTTGGGGTAATGGGCTATTCCATCGTCAAACATCGAAAGTCAGTTGGATATAAAGCAGCAAATTTTCATCACAGTACTGCAGTTGAGATCCTTTGGACAGCCATTCCTTGCATTATTCTTGTTTTAATGGCTTGGCCAGCTACCAAAACAGTTATGGCCATGAAGGATACTACCGAGGCGGATATTACAGTTAAGGTAACGGGTTATCAGTGGATGTGGAGTTACGATTATCTTCAGGGTGAGGGTGAGGGTATCAAGTTCTACAGTCAATTGGCAACTTCACAGTCAGAGATACGTAATGAGACACCAAAAGGTGAAAATTATCTGCTGGAAGTGAATAATCGTTTAGTGGTTCCAGTTGGAAAAAAAATCAGGATAATCTTAACAGCAAATGACGTCATTCATGCTTGGTGGGTTCCCGCACTGGGAGTTAAGCAGGATGCCATTCCAGGATTTATTCGAGACACCTGGTTTACAGCAGATAATGTTGGCATTTATCGTGGGCAATGTGCTGAATTGTGTGGAAAAGAGCACGGGTTTATGCCAATCGTGGTTGAGGTAGTCGAGGAGCAACAGTATGCACAATGGGTCGCTAATCAGCTAAAAACGGCGGCTATTGATACCAGTGCCGCA
- a CDS encoding acetyl-CoA carboxylase carboxyltransferase subunit alpha has translation MKTFFLDFEKGIEEFEAKIEQLRYTQDNSALDISAEITRLQAKSQGLTKSVYAKLTPWQISQVARHPQRPYTLDYIHHLFTNFEELHGDRSFADDPAIVGGLAYCNGQAVMVIGHQKGRDTKEKIYRNFGMPKPEGYRKALRLMRLAEKFSIPLITFIDTPGAYPGIDAEERGQSEAIGKNLYVMAELKIPIICIVIGEGGSGGALAIAVGDTVLMLQYSTYSVISPEGCASILWKSADKAPEAAEILGITADRLKEMGLIDGILPEPIGGAHRDYPATMQSVKQALQESLRKLQDMPSDTLLQRRYERLMGYGKFKLNQPEKSD, from the coding sequence ATGAAAACCTTCTTTCTGGATTTTGAGAAAGGTATCGAAGAGTTCGAAGCCAAAATCGAGCAGCTGCGCTACACGCAGGATAATTCCGCGTTGGATATATCAGCCGAAATCACCCGACTGCAGGCAAAAAGCCAGGGGTTGACCAAAAGTGTCTATGCCAAGCTGACGCCATGGCAAATTTCGCAGGTTGCCCGACATCCACAGCGCCCTTATACTCTGGATTACATACACCATTTATTTACCAATTTTGAAGAATTGCATGGTGATCGCAGTTTTGCCGATGATCCGGCGATCGTTGGCGGATTAGCATACTGTAACGGTCAGGCCGTTATGGTAATCGGACATCAAAAAGGGCGGGATACCAAGGAAAAAATATACCGTAATTTTGGTATGCCCAAACCCGAAGGATATCGTAAGGCTTTACGATTGATGCGTCTGGCGGAGAAATTCTCGATTCCCCTGATTACCTTTATCGATACCCCTGGTGCTTATCCAGGCATCGATGCTGAAGAACGTGGGCAATCAGAAGCAATTGGCAAAAATCTCTATGTCATGGCGGAACTGAAAATCCCGATCATTTGTATCGTCATCGGGGAAGGCGGTTCAGGAGGGGCATTGGCTATTGCGGTGGGAGACACGGTATTGATGCTGCAGTATTCCACCTATTCGGTTATCTCTCCGGAAGGCTGCGCTTCCATTTTATGGAAAAGTGCAGATAAAGCGCCAGAAGCTGCTGAGATTCTTGGTATTACGGCAGACCGACTCAAGGAAATGGGTTTGATTGATGGCATTCTACCTGAACCCATTGGTGGCGCGCATCGTGATTACCCTGCCACCATGCAATCAGTCAAGCAGGCCCTGCAGGAATCCTTGCGCAAACTGCAGGATATGCCCTCGGATACTTTGCTACAAAGACGTTACGAACGATTAATGGGTTATGGAAAGTTCAAACTCAATCAACCCGAAAAATCTGATTGA